The Fervidobacterium thailandense genome contains the following window.
TCGCCGAAGACCCTTACCAATTCTTCGATATTCTCGAGCACCTTTTCTAAATCTTTCACCTTGTTGGCGAATCTTTCTATACTTTCGATGACACCCGAGACTTCGGCACGGTTCTCTTCAAAAAATGTTGCAAAATGCTCAACGGAGTTGTCGAGGACGTTGGTTGCGTTCTCCACTTCCTGGGCGACTCTTACTAACTCTTCGAGAGGAGTGAGTGTAGAATTATCTGACTCTTGTTCTCCGTCTTTCTGGTTCTTGGTGAGATTTTCCCTTTCTTTTACGTCTTCCATTTCTTCCATTGATTCCACCTCCGCGTTTTGTGAGCCAGTTCCTTTTGGTCTCTTGTATTCCTCCCTGCATATTTTTGGCGCGGCTTCCGTCTTCAAGATTAATTATACTACCTAATCCGGGATTTTTTATGGTACAATCTTAAATGAAGACTAGCCGTGACTGTAAGTTATACTCCTGAACATTCTAGAGGGGGTGTCCGAAGATGGATAAAAAAGAACTTGTGTTGAAAGTTCTTCTCGAATCGCAGGAACCACTGCGGCCCGGAGACATCGCCGAGAGAGCTGGTATCTCAAAGGAGGATGTCGACAAAATTCTGAAGGACTTGAAAAAAGAAGGTAAAATCGAGTCCCCAAAAAGGTGCTACTATACGGTAAAGAAAAACGGTTAACAAGTTTCTAATATGTACAAACAAAAAAGTCGGCCGTTGGCCGACTTTCTTTTTTCAAACACTTTTTCCAGAGAAAATGCTTGAATTTGACGTATTTCTTTCCGTTGACTGTGTCAATCTCACGTATGCTTTCTCAACGCGCTGAGTATGTGAGTTTATCGTAATTTTCTTTGAGGTTATAATAGAATCGCCATGCGTATTATTTCTCAACTTTACTTTAACCTTGAAGGAGGCGGTTCGCTTGGGGACGGAGACTACCATGAAAGCCATAATGAAGGCAAAACCTGGTCCGGGATTTGTCTTTACCGAAGTTGAAAGACCGTCGAGTTTGGGCCCACGGGATGTATTGGTGAAGGTACGTCGTGCTTCCATCTGTGGAACGGATGTTCACATATACAAATGGGATGAATGGTCTCAGTCCAGGATAACCCCACCGTTGATTGTCGGTCACGAAATGGCTGGAGAAGTGGTCGCTGTTGGTGAGGCGGTGACGCGTGTCAAGATTGGAGACTTGGTTGCAGCCGAGACGCACATACCTTGCGAGGGATGCTACCAATGCCGAACTGGCAGAATGCACGTGTGTAAGAATTTGAAAATTTTAGGTGTCGATACAAACGGAATATTTGCTGAGTATGCGGTGATTCCAGAAAGTGTTCTATGGAGGTTCTCACCTGAAATTCCCCTCGATTACGCTTCGGTGATGGAACCTTTCGGTAACGCTGTACACACGGTATCGGTGACCAACCTGCTTGGAAAGGCGGTACTCATCACCGGTGCCGGTCCAAT
Protein-coding sequences here:
- the tdh gene encoding L-threonine 3-dehydrogenase; this encodes MKAIMKAKPGPGFVFTEVERPSSLGPRDVLVKVRRASICGTDVHIYKWDEWSQSRITPPLIVGHEMAGEVVAVGEAVTRVKIGDLVAAETHIPCEGCYQCRTGRMHVCKNLKILGVDTNGIFAEYAVIPESVLWRFSPEIPLDYASVMEPFGNAVHTVSVTNLLGKAVLITGAGPIGLMAIQIAKVAGASVVIVSEVDPLRIQMAKENGADYVINPLENDLVREVYKIVDDGVDVLFEMSGNRKAFEDGLKCVTMGGEVSILGIFGGRIEVNIDSLITMRGLTVYGITGRRMFETWRIADELLRTKKVDLSKVVTHVLPFNEWEKGLELMISKKCGKVVLNLDL
- a CDS encoding helix-turn-helix domain-containing protein, with amino-acid sequence MDKKELVLKVLLESQEPLRPGDIAERAGISKEDVDKILKDLKKEGKIESPKRCYYTVKKNG